The Arcobacter sp. F2176 DNA segment ACCAATTGTTGGTGTAATTAAAGCTAAGTAGTAAATATGTTTTTAATAGTAGGACTTGGAAATCCAGGGACTAAGTATGAAAACAATCGCCACAATGTAGGTTTTTTAGTTATCGATGAGATAGCTAAAAAACTTACAACTTCAAATATAAACAAATCAAACTTCAACGCAGATGTTTTAAAAGCATCAAATCAACTTTTAGTAAAACCAACAATATATATGAATAATTCTGGACTATCAGTTCATGCTATAAAAGAGTATTATAAACTAAACTTAGATGATATCATTGTTATACATGATGATTTAGATTTACCTTTTGGAACTGTAAAGTTCAAAATAGGTGGTGGTCATGGTGGACATAATGGATTAAGATCAATTGATTCTCATGTTGGAAATATGTATACAAGGGTTCGAATTGGTATTGGAAAACCTGAAAATAAAAATGATGTTGCCAATTATGTATTATCGGACTTTTCAAAAGAAGAATTAAATAAACTAGAAGGTATAATCTCTCATACTATCAATGCTATAGAATCTTTAAAAGTTGATTCAATAGATGAAGTAAAATCCAAATTTACAATGAAATAAATGAGAATAATAACAAAATATTTACTACGAAAATTTATTAGAAATTTTGTCATAGTTTTGATATCTTTACAGATATTTTTTGTGGGAATTGATTTTTTACAAAATTTTGACGAAGTTCCAAATTCTGCCAATTTACAATTATTATATATTTTATATAATAGTTTTTTTACACTAACTCTTACTCTGCCTTTGTCTTTAGTTTTTGGCTGGATTATAACTATTGTTATTATGGTTAAGACAAATGAAATGGTAGCTTCATTCTCTTTAGGTGTTGGGAATAGACAAATTTTTATGCCAGTTGTTAATGTGTCAATTATCTTAATAGTTTTATTAATAGGCTTACAAACGACTCCTTTAGCCTATTCATATGAATATAAAGAAAAGATTTTAAAGAATACTTATTTTACAAGTTCAAAAAGTGATATATTTGTTAAGTATAATGATTATTTTGTATATTTTAAAAAGTTATACCCTTTACAAAAATATGCAGATGATATTCATATTTATAAAGTTGTTGATGATGATATTGAAGAGGGGATTGTAGCAAAGAAAGCATATTTTCAAAATAATAGATGGTATGTTGTTGATGCAAAAATTACAAAAAAACCTAAAGTTATTAATTGGAATACTTCAAAAACAGAAATTCATAATGAAAAATTCTTATATACTTTGGAAGGTTTTAAACCAAAGATTTTAGATAGTGTTTATGAATCTACATCTTCTTTTTCTATTGTTGATGCAATTACAGCTTTAGCACTTCTAAATAATCAAGAAGTAAATACAAGTAAAATTAGGGCATCTTTGTATTATGAAATAGTTGCACCTTTGTATTTTGTACCTTTGATTGTTTTGATTTTTTCATATACATCTTTTAATAGTAGGTTTTTTAATATTGGAAAATTTACCTCATTTTCTATTGCATCAACTTTAGTAATTTGGGGAGTGTTTTTTATGCTTCATAAGTTTTCATCTGGAGGAGTATTAAATCCTGAAATTTCAATATTATTGCCAATATTTTTATGGTATATTATTACATACATTTTAATAAAGAAACAAATAGGTTATAAATAATGGCAAAAAAATATGCTTATGGTATATGTTTATACAAAATAGAAGAAAATGATATTAAAATATTATTGTGTAAGTCGGTAAAAAGTCTTAATAAATGGGGTTGCTTAAAAGGTGTAAAGACAAGTGCTGAGACAGCCTTACAATGTGCAAGAAGAGAATTCTATGAAGAGTGTAATATAAAAGTAGAAATTCCTGATTTTGAAGAATTTTTCGATCAAATAAATATAGATAAAGATATTGGTATCTGGTTAGTAAATGCAAATAAAGTAACAAACTTAGATGAGTATTTTTTTGAAGATAAACTATTAGATAATAACTTATCTTGGGAAAACTCAAAAGTAAAATTTTTTTCTATTTATAATTTACCAAATATCAGAACAAAACAAAGTAAGTTAATTTCAAAGATTATTGATTTTTTGCAAAATAAGAATCAACTCCATTAGCAATTCCATTTGCTAAAAGTCTTTGATATGAAGTTTCAAATAATCTTCTACCTTCTGTACTATTTGTAATATATCCAATTTCAATAAGAATTGAAGGCATTTGCGCCCCAACTAATACCCAAAAAGGTCCTTCCCTAACTCCACCATCTTCTATATCTTTATACTTTTTTCTAGCACTATATAATAGATTTTGATGAATATCTATTCCAAGTTTTTGACTTGCAGTGATTTTACTTTGATTTAAAATAGTTAAAAGTGCATTTTGTGAGCTATTATTCATAGTAGACATATCTGTTTTATTTTCTATTGCAGCAATTCTTTTAGCTCTTGAACTTCTTGCTGGGCTTAAGAAGAATGTTTCAATTCCTTTTGCTTTTTCCCATTGAGATTTAGGTACTGCATTTGCATGAATTGATATAAAAATATCAGCATTTTTTCTATTTGCAAATTTTGTTCTATCTCTAAGTTCTATGAATTTATCTTTGTTTCTTGTTAGATAAACAGTATAACCTCTTTTTTTTAAATCGTAATACAAATGTTTAGCTACTGTTAAAACGGTATTTTTTTCATATCTTTTTTTAGTTCCTATGGCACCTGAGTCTTTTCCTCCATGGCCTGGATCAATAACTATAACTTTATCTTTGTTATTTTGTATTTTTGGAATAGCTTTTGAATTATTTGTTTTTTCTATTTTTCTATTTAGGATTTTTATAATAACTCTTTTTTTGTTTATAATATATATTGCTTTTAAATTGAAACTATTTATAAGTTCTATTCTAAGTGTTCTATATTTATGTTGAGTTATTCTAATTCTATCAACACCATTCATTACTAATTTTGTTGGAGAAGCATCTTCAAATCTTCCATCAAAATCGAAAATATCATAATATTTTCCATTAATTTTTTCTTCAGAATAGTGAATATAATCTTTTTTGATATAGTGTTTAAAATCAATAATAATTTGATTTTCTTCTACTGTTACTTTACTAATATTAAAGGCAGAATTTTTATATGTAGTTGTACTTTTTTTAGGAGTAGTCTTTTTTATTGTAGTTTTCTTACTTGTTGTATCTATTGAAGCTAATTTACTTAACTCTTTTTCATATGTATTGACATTTCTATTTAGTTTTTTACCTATTTTTACTAGGTTTTGTAAGTGTTGTTTCTCACTCTTCTTATCATTATTTAAGACTGCTCTTAAATAATCCATTTTGTTTGAAGTGTATTGATTTGTTAAATCAGTTGTTGAAGCAAAGAGACTAACGGAAAGTGAGACTAGAAGAATAAATTTAATAAAAATTTTATTCTCCTTTTGTCAATTTTTCCATAAGTTCATGAACTGTT contains these protein-coding regions:
- the pth gene encoding aminoacyl-tRNA hydrolase, whose protein sequence is MFLIVGLGNPGTKYENNRHNVGFLVIDEIAKKLTTSNINKSNFNADVLKASNQLLVKPTIYMNNSGLSVHAIKEYYKLNLDDIIVIHDDLDLPFGTVKFKIGGGHGGHNGLRSIDSHVGNMYTRVRIGIGKPENKNDVANYVLSDFSKEELNKLEGIISHTINAIESLKVDSIDEVKSKFTMK
- a CDS encoding LptF/LptG family permease — protein: MRIITKYLLRKFIRNFVIVLISLQIFFVGIDFLQNFDEVPNSANLQLLYILYNSFFTLTLTLPLSLVFGWIITIVIMVKTNEMVASFSLGVGNRQIFMPVVNVSIILIVLLIGLQTTPLAYSYEYKEKILKNTYFTSSKSDIFVKYNDYFVYFKKLYPLQKYADDIHIYKVVDDDIEEGIVAKKAYFQNNRWYVVDAKITKKPKVINWNTSKTEIHNEKFLYTLEGFKPKILDSVYESTSSFSIVDAITALALLNNQEVNTSKIRASLYYEIVAPLYFVPLIVLIFSYTSFNSRFFNIGKFTSFSIASTLVIWGVFFMLHKFSSGGVLNPEISILLPIFLWYIITYILIKKQIGYK
- a CDS encoding NUDIX domain-containing protein, producing MAKKYAYGICLYKIEENDIKILLCKSVKSLNKWGCLKGVKTSAETALQCARREFYEECNIKVEIPDFEEFFDQINIDKDIGIWLVNANKVTNLDEYFFEDKLLDNNLSWENSKVKFFSIYNLPNIRTKQSKLISKIIDFLQNKNQLH
- a CDS encoding N-acetylmuramoyl-L-alanine amidase: MDYLRAVLNNDKKSEKQHLQNLVKIGKKLNRNVNTYEKELSKLASIDTTSKKTTIKKTTPKKSTTTYKNSAFNISKVTVEENQIIIDFKHYIKKDYIHYSEEKINGKYYDIFDFDGRFEDASPTKLVMNGVDRIRITQHKYRTLRIELINSFNLKAIYIINKKRVIIKILNRKIEKTNNSKAIPKIQNNKDKVIVIDPGHGGKDSGAIGTKKRYEKNTVLTVAKHLYYDLKKRGYTVYLTRNKDKFIELRDRTKFANRKNADIFISIHANAVPKSQWEKAKGIETFFLSPARSSRAKRIAAIENKTDMSTMNNSSQNALLTILNQSKITASQKLGIDIHQNLLYSARKKYKDIEDGGVREGPFWVLVGAQMPSILIEIGYITNSTEGRRLFETSYQRLLANGIANGVDSYFAKNQ